A region of Sphingomonas sp. DNA encodes the following proteins:
- a CDS encoding glycine zipper 2TM domain-containing protein, producing MAIPVTFALPTESADAQRRYYDRNGYYSGPTWRDRRGRERCRRSDGTVGLLIGGAAGALIGREIDGGRDRTTGTIVGAAAGALIGREVDRGNRRRCR from the coding sequence ATGGCGATCCCCGTCACCTTCGCCTTGCCGACCGAGTCCGCGGACGCCCAGCGCCGCTATTACGACCGGAACGGCTATTATAGCGGCCCGACCTGGCGCGACCGGCGCGGCCGCGAGCGCTGCCGCCGTTCCGATGGCACCGTCGGCCTGCTCATCGGCGGCGCCGCGGGCGCGCTGATCGGTCGTGAGATCGACGGCGGGCGCGACCGCACCACCGGCACGATCGTCGGCGCCGCCGCCGGCGCGCTGATCGGCCGCGAGGTCGATCGCGGCAATCGCCGTCGCTGCCGCTGA
- a CDS encoding DUF1761 domain-containing protein, with product MPEVNYIAVVTAALSAFVLGGIWYSGLFGRQWMAASGQSEETLKSGNPAIIFGGSLVLNLIQAFVLAMFIGQGDLQFAVFAGGSVGLAWVATALGVNYLFERRPLSLWLINGGYFVLQFTLMGAIIGAFNPSA from the coding sequence ATGCCCGAAGTCAATTATATCGCGGTGGTCACCGCCGCTCTGTCCGCCTTCGTGCTCGGCGGCATCTGGTATTCTGGGCTGTTCGGCCGGCAATGGATGGCGGCGAGCGGGCAGAGCGAAGAGACGCTCAAATCCGGCAATCCCGCGATCATCTTCGGCGGATCGCTTGTGCTGAATCTGATCCAGGCCTTCGTGCTCGCCATGTTCATCGGCCAGGGCGACCTGCAATTCGCCGTCTTCGCGGGCGGCTCGGTCGGCCTCGCCTGGGTCGCGACCGCGCTCGGCGTCAATTACCTGTTCGAGCGTCGCCCGCTAAGCCTGTGGCTGATCAACGGGGGCTATTTCGTCCTGCAATTCACGCTCATGGGCGCGATCATCGGGGCGTTCAATCCATCGGCCTGA
- the fabI gene encoding enoyl-ACP reductase FabI, which translates to MTGLMKGKRGLIMGLANDRSLAWGIARQLAEQGAELAFSYQGEALQKRVAPLAEQLGSDFLIDCDVSDMAALDAAFATLAERWPSLDFVVHAIGFSDKNELRGLYVDTSLDNFLMTMNISAYSFVAVARRARAMMPEGGSLLTLSYYGAEKVIPHYNVMGVAKAALETSVKYLAMDLGPENIRVNAISAGPIKTLAASGIGDFRYIMKWNEYNAPLRRNVTIEDVGGAGLYLLSDLSAGVTGEIHHVDAGYNVVGMKAEDAPDISVL; encoded by the coding sequence ATGACCGGCTTGATGAAGGGGAAGCGCGGGCTGATCATGGGCCTGGCCAATGATCGCTCGCTGGCCTGGGGCATCGCCAGGCAGCTCGCCGAGCAGGGCGCCGAGCTCGCCTTTTCCTATCAGGGCGAGGCGTTGCAGAAGCGCGTCGCGCCGCTCGCCGAGCAACTGGGCTCCGATTTCCTGATCGATTGCGACGTGTCGGACATGGCCGCGCTCGATGCCGCCTTCGCGACGCTCGCCGAACGCTGGCCGAGCCTGGATTTCGTCGTCCACGCCATCGGCTTTTCCGACAAGAACGAGCTGCGCGGGCTCTATGTCGATACCAGCCTCGACAATTTCCTGATGACCATGAACATCTCCGCCTACAGCTTCGTCGCGGTGGCGCGGCGGGCGCGGGCGATGATGCCGGAGGGCGGCAGCCTGCTCACCCTCTCCTATTACGGCGCCGAGAAGGTCATCCCCCATTACAACGTGATGGGCGTCGCCAAGGCGGCGCTGGAAACCAGCGTCAAATATCTCGCCATGGACCTGGGGCCGGAGAATATCCGGGTGAACGCCATCTCCGCCGGCCCGATCAAGACACTGGCGGCGAGCGGGATCGGCGATTTCCGCTATATCATGAAGTGGAACGAATATAATGCGCCGCTGCGGCGCAACGTCACCATCGAGGATGTCGGCGGCGCCGGTCTCTACCTCCTGTCCGATCTCTCGGCGGGCGTGACCGGCGAAATCCACCATGTCGATGCCGGCTATAACGTGGTCGGCATGAAGGCGGAGGACGCGCCCGACATCAGCGTGCTGTGA
- a CDS encoding class I SAM-dependent methyltransferase, protein MTTREATGLLPRIGDTLVIGWDGRSLSDWAAMLAFGTVQWPWLLRSLHGGRLADKHDLLDRLDLPYDALPYLGSWKADTGLLALLVDHIFAERPKLVVEFGAGASTLILAQALRKAGGGTLISFDQHADFVAATRDWLADHGLSADLRAVPLRPSPQGWPGLWYDHGPLPRDIDLMLIDGPPWTIHPFTRGAAASLFDHVAPGGTVMLDDGARPGERFVARRWRRAHPEFDFRLDLGGTKGTLIGRKKS, encoded by the coding sequence ATGACGACGCGCGAAGCCACCGGTCTGCTGCCCCGTATCGGCGACACGCTGGTGATCGGCTGGGACGGGCGCTCGCTGTCCGACTGGGCGGCGATGCTGGCTTTCGGCACGGTCCAGTGGCCCTGGCTGCTGCGCAGCCTTCACGGCGGCCGGCTCGCGGACAAGCATGATCTGCTCGACCGGCTCGATCTGCCTTATGACGCTTTGCCCTATCTGGGGAGCTGGAAGGCCGATACCGGCTTGCTCGCCCTGCTCGTCGATCACATTTTCGCGGAGCGGCCGAAGCTTGTCGTCGAGTTCGGCGCCGGCGCCTCGACCCTGATCCTTGCCCAAGCGCTGCGGAAAGCGGGCGGCGGGACGCTGATCAGCTTCGATCAGCATGCCGATTTCGTCGCCGCGACGCGCGACTGGCTCGCCGATCACGGGCTTTCCGCCGATCTGCGCGCGGTGCCGCTGCGCCCCTCGCCGCAGGGTTGGCCGGGGCTGTGGTACGATCATGGGCCGTTGCCGCGCGACATCGATCTGATGCTGATCGACGGCCCGCCCTGGACGATCCATCCCTTCACGCGCGGCGCCGCTGCCTCTTTGTTCGACCATGTCGCGCCGGGCGGCACGGTGATGCTCGATGACGGAGCCCGCCCCGGCGAGCGCTTCGTCGCCCGCCGCTGGCGCCGCGCCCATCCGGAATTCGATTTCCGGCTCGATCTCGGCGGCACCAAGGGCACCCTGATCGGCCGGAAGAAGAGCTAG
- a CDS encoding amidohydrolase family protein, whose translation MRRDDFDPEGRRLPIKIDRASNGEYLPPLLTPTQRLANRLAHEAAGENARRLGLGRRAFLVSAAGAATTLLACNRAAEANGMKGGGFAIDAEAALDQQRAEAAVGGDEFIFDVQTHCVEPAGRWAQGADGERWSMVLQRVFGQASKCTSGSFDCYSAEMLAKEVFLDSDTDVAVVSALWGQPNPTPVEYAHEARDIVAAIGGEGARALIHGGVFPQEAGAIEAMDEMVERYRVEAWKLYPQYGSSGRGIWLDQSEDANRFYEKARQLGVKTVAVHKGVPLGGLEYEYSSPRDMGPAARANPDLTFLVYHGGFEGGKTEGVYNPDSPEGVDRLIKSHQEAGFRPNEGNLYAEMGSLWRYFMTRPEEAAHVMGKLLKYFGPERIMWGTDSIWYGSPQDQIQAFRAFEISAEFQERHGYPALDAAAKRRIFGLNGAAVYGIDVAALHNRGSLAERRAAYRADPNPSFATFGPKSRREFLALWDARGGVPG comes from the coding sequence ATGCGACGCGACGATTTCGATCCCGAAGGCCGGCGGCTGCCGATCAAGATCGATCGGGCCTCCAACGGCGAATATCTGCCGCCTTTGCTTACGCCGACACAAAGGCTGGCGAACCGGCTGGCGCACGAGGCGGCGGGCGAAAATGCCCGGCGGCTCGGACTCGGCCGCCGCGCCTTTCTTGTGTCCGCCGCGGGTGCCGCGACCACCCTGCTCGCCTGCAACCGCGCCGCCGAGGCGAACGGCATGAAGGGCGGCGGCTTCGCGATCGATGCCGAGGCGGCGCTCGATCAGCAGCGGGCCGAAGCGGCGGTCGGCGGCGACGAGTTCATCTTCGACGTGCAGACCCATTGCGTCGAGCCCGCCGGCCGCTGGGCGCAGGGCGCGGACGGCGAGCGCTGGTCGATGGTGCTCCAGCGCGTCTTCGGTCAGGCGTCGAAATGCACGTCCGGCAGCTTCGACTGCTATTCGGCCGAGATGCTGGCGAAGGAGGTGTTTCTCGACAGCGACACGGATGTCGCGGTCGTCTCGGCGCTCTGGGGGCAGCCCAATCCCACCCCTGTCGAATATGCCCATGAGGCGCGTGACATCGTCGCGGCGATCGGCGGGGAGGGCGCCCGCGCGCTGATCCATGGCGGCGTCTTTCCGCAGGAAGCCGGCGCCATCGAGGCGATGGACGAAATGGTCGAGCGCTACCGCGTCGAGGCCTGGAAGCTTTATCCGCAATATGGCTCGAGCGGGCGCGGCATCTGGCTGGACCAAAGCGAAGATGCGAACCGCTTTTACGAGAAAGCACGGCAACTGGGCGTGAAAACGGTTGCGGTCCACAAGGGCGTGCCGCTCGGCGGGCTCGAATATGAATATAGCAGCCCGCGCGACATGGGGCCGGCGGCGCGCGCCAATCCCGATCTCACCTTCCTCGTCTATCATGGCGGGTTCGAGGGCGGGAAAACGGAAGGGGTCTACAATCCGGACAGCCCCGAAGGCGTCGATCGCCTGATCAAGTCGCATCAGGAGGCCGGTTTCCGCCCGAACGAGGGCAATCTCTATGCGGAGATGGGCTCGCTCTGGCGCTATTTCATGACGCGGCCGGAGGAGGCGGCCCATGTGATGGGCAAGCTGCTCAAATATTTCGGACCGGAGCGGATCATGTGGGGCACGGATTCGATCTGGTACGGCAGCCCGCAGGACCAGATCCAGGCGTTCCGCGCCTTCGAGATCAGCGCAGAATTCCAGGAACGTCACGGCTATCCCGCGCTCGACGCGGCGGCGAAGCGGCGGATTTTCGGCCTCAACGGTGCGGCGGTCTACGGCATCGACGTCGCCGCGCTTCACAATCGCGGTTCTCTGGCCGAGCGCCGCGCCGCCTATCGCGCCGATCCCAATCCCAGCTTCGCGACCTTCGGCCCGAAAAGCCGTCGCGAATTCCTCGCGCTATGGGATGCGCGCGGCGGCGTCCCGGGCTAA
- a CDS encoding TetR/AcrR family transcriptional regulator: MNVDTRQRIVMTALELFWEKGFQSTSIADILSRTQLHSGSLYHFFPGKQDVLIAVLEAYRDGIEEWLLKPAWGNVDDPVERIFALLGGYRTQLVTTDCTCGCPIGNLALEISEPDPKIRELLAINFANWTSAIERCLDAAGDRLPADLDRRRLAEFTLTVMEGAIMQARTYRDIESFDRNIAVLRAHFDMLMDRTRQEKAPA; the protein is encoded by the coding sequence ATGAACGTCGATACTCGCCAACGCATCGTGATGACCGCCCTGGAGCTGTTCTGGGAGAAGGGTTTCCAGTCCACATCGATCGCCGACATCCTGTCGCGCACCCAGCTCCATTCGGGCAGCCTCTACCATTTCTTCCCCGGCAAGCAGGACGTGCTGATCGCCGTGCTGGAAGCCTATCGCGACGGGATCGAGGAGTGGCTGCTGAAGCCCGCATGGGGCAACGTGGACGATCCCGTCGAGCGCATCTTCGCGCTGCTGGGCGGCTATCGCACCCAGCTCGTCACCACCGATTGCACCTGTGGCTGCCCGATCGGCAATCTGGCGCTGGAGATCAGCGAGCCGGACCCGAAGATCCGCGAGCTGCTCGCGATCAATTTCGCCAACTGGACGAGCGCGATCGAACGCTGTCTCGACGCGGCGGGAGACCGGCTCCCCGCGGACCTCGACCGGCGGCGGCTGGCCGAGTTCACGTTGACGGTGATGGAAGGCGCGATCATGCAGGCGCGCACCTATCGCGACATCGAGAGCTTCGACCGCAACATCGCGGTGCTGCGCGCGCATTTCGACATGCTGATGGACCGGACCCGACAGGAGAAGGCGCCGGCCTGA
- the uvrB gene encoding excinuclease ABC subunit UvrB produces the protein MAIQIRTSLDEPDTGQSFVPHRPQRPEKTEASRPLRVVSDYQPSGDQPQAIAELVDQVKADEKTQVLLGVTGSGKTFTMAKVIEALQRPALVLAPNKILAAQLYGEFKSFFPDNAVEYFVSYYDYYQPEAYVPRSDTYIEKESSVNEAIDRMRHSATRALLERDDVIIVASVSCLYGIGSVETYSAMIFDLKKGQSVDQREIVRKLVALQYKRNDAGFARGNFRVKGDNLEIFPSHYEDSAWRISFFGDEIEEIVEFDPLTGKKSAALDHVRVYANSHYVTPGPTLKQAMEAIRFELAERLKELQTEGRLLEAQRLEQRTNFDLEMIAATGSCAGIENYSRFLTGRLPGEPPPTLFEYLPDNALLFVDESHQTVPQIGAMARGDHRRKITLAEYGFRLPSCIDNRPLRFNEWDVMRPQTVAVSATPGPWEMEQASGVFVEQVIRPTGLIDPPVEIKPVEDQVDDLIAEARAAAAKGYRTLVTTLTKRMAEDLTEFLHEAGLRVRYMHSDVETLERIELIRDLRLGVYDVLVGINLLREGLDIPECGLVAILDADKEGFLRSETSLIQTIGRAARNVEGKVILYADRKTGSIERALAETGRRREKQEAYNALHSITPTTIKRDIADILSDVSNRDSVTIDTGDEDTPHLVGHNLRAYIEELEARMRKAAADLEFEEAARLRDEIRRLENDELGLPDAERKAPVIGHSNEGKPGTRKMRYGKTQRKWAGGRGRRGQ, from the coding sequence ATGGCCATTCAGATCCGCACCAGCCTCGATGAGCCGGACACCGGCCAGTCCTTCGTGCCGCATCGCCCACAGCGCCCCGAAAAGACCGAGGCGAGCCGGCCGCTGCGCGTCGTCTCCGACTATCAGCCTTCGGGCGACCAGCCGCAGGCAATCGCCGAGCTGGTCGATCAGGTGAAGGCGGACGAGAAGACGCAGGTCCTGCTCGGGGTCACCGGGTCGGGCAAGACCTTCACTATGGCCAAGGTGATCGAGGCGCTGCAGCGTCCGGCGCTGGTGCTGGCCCCTAACAAGATCCTCGCCGCCCAGCTCTACGGCGAGTTCAAGAGCTTCTTCCCCGACAACGCCGTCGAATATTTCGTCTCCTATTACGATTATTACCAGCCCGAGGCCTATGTGCCCCGGTCGGACACCTACATCGAGAAGGAAAGCTCGGTGAACGAGGCGATCGACCGGATGCGGCACAGCGCCACCCGCGCGCTGCTGGAGCGGGACGACGTGATCATCGTCGCCTCGGTCTCCTGCCTCTACGGCATCGGCTCGGTCGAGACCTACAGCGCGATGATCTTCGACCTCAAGAAGGGCCAGAGCGTCGACCAGCGCGAGATCGTGCGCAAGCTCGTCGCGCTCCAGTACAAGCGCAACGATGCCGGCTTCGCGCGCGGCAATTTCCGGGTGAAGGGCGACAATCTGGAGATATTCCCGTCGCACTATGAGGACAGCGCCTGGCGCATCTCCTTCTTCGGCGACGAGATCGAGGAGATCGTCGAGTTCGATCCGCTGACGGGGAAGAAATCGGCGGCGCTCGACCATGTCCGGGTCTATGCGAACAGCCACTATGTGACCCCCGGCCCGACGCTCAAGCAGGCGATGGAGGCGATCCGCTTCGAACTCGCCGAGCGGCTGAAGGAGCTTCAGACGGAAGGCCGTCTCCTCGAAGCGCAGCGGCTGGAGCAGCGCACCAATTTCGATCTGGAGATGATCGCCGCCACCGGCTCTTGCGCCGGCATCGAGAATTACAGCCGCTTCCTCACCGGCCGCCTGCCGGGCGAGCCGCCGCCGACACTGTTCGAATATCTGCCCGACAATGCCCTGCTCTTCGTCGACGAGAGCCACCAGACCGTGCCGCAAATCGGCGCGATGGCGCGCGGCGATCATCGCCGCAAGATCACGCTCGCCGAATATGGCTTCCGCCTGCCGTCCTGCATCGACAACCGCCCGCTGCGCTTCAACGAATGGGACGTGATGCGCCCGCAGACCGTCGCCGTGTCCGCGACGCCCGGCCCGTGGGAGATGGAGCAGGCGAGCGGCGTCTTCGTCGAGCAGGTGATCCGCCCCACCGGCCTCATCGATCCGCCGGTCGAGATCAAGCCGGTCGAGGATCAGGTGGACGATCTGATCGCCGAGGCGCGGGCGGCGGCGGCCAAGGGCTATCGCACCCTCGTCACCACGCTCACCAAGCGCATGGCGGAGGATTTGACCGAGTTCCTCCACGAAGCGGGCCTGCGCGTGCGCTACATGCACAGCGACGTCGAGACGCTGGAGCGCATCGAGCTGATCCGCGACCTCAGGCTCGGCGTCTATGACGTGCTGGTCGGCATCAACCTGTTGCGCGAAGGGCTCGACATCCCCGAATGTGGCCTGGTCGCGATCCTCGATGCGGACAAGGAGGGCTTCCTGCGCTCCGAAACCTCATTGATCCAGACGATCGGGCGCGCCGCCCGCAACGTCGAAGGCAAGGTCATCCTCTACGCCGACCGCAAGACCGGCTCGATCGAGCGCGCCCTCGCCGAGACCGGCCGCCGCCGCGAGAAGCAGGAGGCCTATAACGCCCTCCACAGCATCACCCCGACGACGATCAAGCGCGACATCGCCGACATCCTGTCCGACGTCTCGAACCGCGATTCCGTGACGATCGACACCGGCGACGAGGACACCCCGCACCTCGTCGGCCACAATCTGCGCGCCTATATCGAGGAGCTGGAAGCCCGCATGCGCAAGGCCGCCGCCGACCTCGAATTCGAGGAAGCCGCCCGCCTGCGCGACGAGATCAGACGGCTGGAGAATGACGAGCTCGGCCTCCCCGACGCGGAGCGCAAGGCGCCGGTCATCGGCCATTCCAACGAGGGCAAGCCGGGGACGCGCAAGATGCGATATGGGAAAACCCAGCGGAAGTGGGCGGGAGGCCGTGGAAGGCGAGGGCAATGA
- a CDS encoding J domain-containing protein: MADLYSTLGVARGAGEADIKKAYRKLAKELHPDRNKGNPDATARFSKVTQAYDILTDKDKRAQYDRGEIDEDGNPRMPFGFGAGGRRTSGGGGPEFRGPNGEPFEFSGGGEAADLSDLFEGLFGGLGGRRSGGGAGPFSGFGRRSAPPQKGADVGYRLEVPFEDAAALKGQRVTLAGGKTLDIKLPKGVEDGAKIRLAGQGQTGPGGNGDAIVTIAILPHRFFRREGDNIRIDLPVSIDEAVLGAKVRVPTVDGPVMLSVPRGASSGKVLRLKGKGFTGKSGQRGDQLVTLMVDVPDDAELAAFLEGWNGKGKGNPRAGLGV; encoded by the coding sequence ATGGCCGACCTTTATTCGACCCTGGGCGTGGCGCGCGGCGCGGGCGAGGCCGACATCAAGAAGGCGTACCGCAAGCTCGCCAAGGAGCTGCATCCGGACCGCAACAAGGGCAATCCGGACGCGACCGCGCGCTTTTCCAAGGTCACACAGGCATATGACATCCTGACCGACAAGGACAAGCGCGCCCAGTACGACCGGGGCGAGATCGACGAGGACGGCAATCCGCGCATGCCCTTCGGCTTCGGCGCGGGCGGACGCCGGACGAGCGGCGGCGGCGGTCCCGAATTTCGCGGCCCGAACGGCGAACCCTTCGAATTCAGCGGCGGCGGCGAGGCGGCCGATCTTTCCGACCTGTTCGAAGGGCTGTTCGGCGGCCTGGGCGGACGGCGCAGCGGCGGCGGGGCCGGGCCGTTCAGCGGCTTCGGACGACGCAGCGCGCCGCCGCAAAAAGGCGCGGATGTCGGTTACCGGCTCGAAGTGCCGTTCGAGGATGCCGCCGCGCTGAAGGGCCAGCGCGTCACCCTGGCCGGCGGCAAGACGCTCGACATCAAGCTGCCCAAGGGCGTCGAGGACGGCGCCAAGATCCGCCTGGCCGGGCAGGGCCAGACCGGCCCCGGCGGCAATGGCGATGCGATCGTCACCATCGCGATCCTGCCGCACCGTTTCTTCAGGCGCGAGGGCGACAATATCCGCATCGACCTGCCCGTTTCGATCGACGAGGCGGTGCTGGGCGCCAAGGTGCGGGTGCCGACCGTGGACGGACCGGTGATGCTGAGCGTGCCCAGGGGCGCCAGCTCCGGCAAGGTGCTCCGGCTCAAGGGCAAGGGCTTCACCGGCAAAAGCGGCCAGCGCGGCGACCAGCTCGTCACCCTAATGGTGGACGTGCCGGACGATGCGGAACTGGCAGCCTTCCTCGAAGGCTGGAACGGGAAGGGGAAGGGCAACCCCAGAGCGGGTTTGGGCGTCTAG
- a CDS encoding adenylosuccinate synthase, producing MANVTVIGGQWGDEGKGKIVDWLASRADLVVRFQGGHNAGHTLVIDGKTYKLSLLPSGIVRGTLSVIGNGVVLDPWALKAEVDSLAEQGVAVTPETLRIADNCPLILPIHRDLDALREDASGQGKIGTTRRGIGPAYEDKVGRRAIRVCDLAHLGQLGPQLDRLCAHHDALRAGFGEPPVDRARLERKLGEIADFVLQFARPVWKTLNEARLKGDRILFEGAQGVLLDVDHGTYPFVTSSNTIAGTAAAGTGLGPSAAGFVLGIVKAYTTRVGSGPFPTELDDAIGQRLGERGREFGTVTGRKRRCGWFDAVLVRQSMAVSGVTGIALTKLDVLDGLDEIRICTGYRLHGATLDHFPAHAADQAAVEPVYETMAGWSESTAGARSWAQLPAQAIKYIRRIEELIACPVALVSTSPERDDTILVRDPFAG from the coding sequence TTGGCGAACGTAACCGTGATCGGCGGCCAGTGGGGCGACGAGGGCAAAGGCAAGATCGTCGACTGGCTGGCCAGCCGCGCCGATCTGGTCGTCCGCTTTCAGGGCGGCCACAATGCCGGCCATACGCTCGTCATCGACGGCAAGACCTACAAATTGTCGCTGCTGCCTTCCGGCATCGTGCGCGGCACGCTGTCGGTGATCGGCAATGGCGTGGTGCTCGATCCGTGGGCGCTGAAGGCCGAGGTGGACAGCCTGGCCGAACAGGGCGTGGCCGTGACGCCCGAAACGCTGCGTATCGCCGACAATTGCCCGCTCATCCTCCCCATCCACCGCGATCTCGACGCGCTGCGCGAGGATGCGTCGGGGCAGGGCAAGATCGGCACCACGCGCCGCGGCATCGGCCCGGCCTATGAGGACAAGGTCGGCCGCCGCGCGATCCGGGTGTGCGATCTCGCCCATCTCGGCCAGCTCGGGCCGCAACTCGACCGGCTGTGCGCGCATCACGACGCGCTGCGCGCCGGCTTCGGCGAGCCGCCGGTCGATCGCGCCCGGCTCGAGCGCAAGCTCGGCGAGATCGCCGATTTCGTCCTGCAATTCGCCCGCCCGGTCTGGAAGACACTGAACGAGGCGCGCCTCAAGGGCGACCGCATCCTGTTCGAAGGCGCGCAGGGCGTGCTGCTCGATGTCGATCACGGCACCTATCCGTTCGTGACCTCCTCCAACACGATCGCCGGGACTGCGGCGGCGGGCACCGGGCTGGGGCCCTCGGCCGCCGGCTTCGTGCTCGGCATCGTCAAGGCCTATACGACCCGGGTGGGCTCCGGTCCCTTCCCGACCGAGCTCGACGACGCGATTGGCCAGCGGCTCGGCGAGCGGGGCCGCGAATTCGGCACGGTGACGGGCCGCAAACGGCGCTGCGGCTGGTTCGATGCGGTGCTGGTGCGCCAGTCGATGGCGGTGTCCGGCGTCACCGGCATCGCGCTCACCAAGCTCGACGTGCTTGACGGGCTCGACGAGATCCGGATCTGCACCGGCTACCGGCTGCACGGCGCGACGCTCGATCATTTCCCCGCCCATGCCGCCGATCAGGCCGCCGTCGAGCCGGTTTACGAGACGATGGCGGGCTGGAGCGAATCGACGGCGGGCGCGCGCAGCTGGGCGCAGCTTCCAGCCCAGGCGATCAAGTATATCCGCCGGATCGAGGAACTGATTGCCTGCCCGGTCGCTTTGGTGTCCACGAGTCCGGAACGGGACGACACGATTCTCGTGCGCGATCCCTTCGCCGGCTGA
- a CDS encoding YihY/virulence factor BrkB family protein: MRDISPESPEARRKRLASTAAHFGTIRAKVRSGWRPFEVVKRVAVGVYSDGFIHAGNLAYLALLSIFPFVIVAAAVARLFGQTEEGLNAVNALLLTMPDNVAMVLKTPIHDVIEARSGNLLWFGALIGLWTTGSFIETIRDIIRRAYGVSYSRPFWEYRLGSLGMIFVAVIVAMVALSLSVAASGIQGFLVGLIPGADRLVNLLTLFQVVPALALFGSIYALFYVLTPKRYRLGCPKWPGAAFVAAWWVATAWFLPLALAQVGSYDLTYGSLAGVMIALIFFFIVGLGLVIGAELNAALAETPAPRQEDVEAVVHEEAALAAEQKSEAIAIVEDAQAESGREDT; this comes from the coding sequence GTGCGCGACATTTCCCCCGAATCCCCGGAAGCCAGGCGCAAGCGGCTGGCGAGCACGGCGGCCCATTTCGGCACGATCCGCGCCAAGGTTCGCTCCGGCTGGCGGCCGTTCGAGGTGGTCAAGCGCGTCGCGGTGGGCGTCTATTCCGACGGCTTCATCCATGCCGGCAACCTCGCCTATCTCGCTTTGCTGTCGATCTTCCCCTTCGTCATCGTCGCCGCCGCGGTCGCGCGCCTGTTCGGCCAGACCGAGGAAGGGCTGAACGCAGTCAACGCCTTGCTCCTCACCATGCCGGACAATGTCGCCATGGTGCTGAAAACGCCGATCCACGACGTGATCGAGGCACGATCCGGCAATCTCCTCTGGTTCGGCGCGCTGATCGGGCTGTGGACCACCGGCAGCTTCATCGAGACGATCCGCGACATCATCCGGCGCGCCTATGGTGTCAGCTACAGCCGCCCCTTCTGGGAATATCGGCTGGGCTCGCTCGGTATGATCTTCGTCGCCGTGATCGTCGCGATGGTCGCGCTCAGCCTGTCGGTCGCGGCTTCGGGCATCCAGGGCTTTCTCGTCGGCCTCATCCCCGGCGCGGACCGGCTGGTGAACCTGCTCACGCTGTTCCAGGTCGTGCCGGCGCTGGCCTTGTTCGGCTCGATCTACGCCCTGTTCTATGTGCTGACGCCCAAGCGCTATCGCCTCGGTTGCCCGAAATGGCCGGGCGCCGCCTTCGTCGCCGCCTGGTGGGTGGCGACCGCCTGGTTCCTGCCGCTCGCCCTGGCGCAGGTCGGCAGCTACGACCTCACCTACGGCAGCCTCGCCGGCGTGATGATCGCGTTGATCTTCTTCTTCATCGTCGGGCTCGGCCTCGTCATCGGCGCGGAGCTCAATGCGGCGCTTGCGGAGACGCCGGCGCCTCGCCAAGAAGATGTCGAAGCGGTGGTGCACGAGGAGGCCGCGCTCGCGGCCGAACAAAAATCGGAAGCCATCGCCATCGTCGAGGACGCGCAGGCCGAAAGCGGACGGGAGGACACATGA
- a CDS encoding acylphosphatase, whose protein sequence is MNGTAFRRVFVHGRVQGVSYRDWAVRAARSLGLDGWVRNRLDGRVEMIVAGPPDAVEAMIAQCREGPRLARVDRVEVEETNEAVIAGFVQMPTL, encoded by the coding sequence GTGAACGGCACCGCCTTCCGACGCGTCTTCGTCCACGGCCGGGTCCAGGGCGTCTCCTATCGCGACTGGGCGGTCCGTGCCGCGCGGTCGCTCGGCCTCGACGGCTGGGTTCGCAACCGGCTCGACGGCCGGGTGGAGATGATCGTCGCGGGGCCGCCGGATGCGGTCGAGGCGATGATCGCGCAATGCCGCGAAGGGCCGAGGCTGGCGCGGGTCGATCGCGTCGAGGTCGAGGAGACGAACGAAGCCGTGATCGCCGGCTTTGTCCAGATGCCGACGCTCTAG